One window of the Pseudomonas knackmussii B13 genome contains the following:
- the hflK gene encoding protease modulator HflK: protein MRVDLDSAGEELQALPRFQQAAGHARRLFFLALGSGVLAALLFLLAILIGLFAADSPWLPLLCNNAAAMLLLAAAAQSAWRVDAWRAAVLGQPASPFARWFGAREQSDETTPVDTLSAYDRFLDGIGRGLRTLLQRIGVGALWLAGLALAALLMIRAGWNLALPATALGQSAYVGAGLLLLVAFGLLVLERHFASNSEAQWPEAAGLAPLLRMVIAVQLLSIPGLLFASAESVWPERLLVLIGLLPAAVALELILRALLSVFSPQRARLEPRLVGESLVAGQLRWPPRPLEFLQDELQQRFGIDLRQIWAFSFMRRAFLPVAALVALIGWLLSGIHEIPLDGRGIYERFGKPETVLQPGLHAGLPWPFGRVIAVENGTVHELATSGDASVADLLAPAEGPAPEAANRLWDASHASEKSQVIASEAGGKQSFQVVNMDVRFVYRIGLSDAAALAATYNSADVPALIRSTASRVLVHDFASRTLDEVLSGQRQALADDIGKAVQADLARLNSGVEILATVVEAIHPPAGAANAYHAVQAAQITAQALISRERGKASEQTNEAQLAASVAVDKANADARENTAAAQAAELRFGAERKAWQDAGQAFLLEQYFDRLGQALGNAPALVIDHRLGAAEAPTLDLRSFAAPIDPARQPAAR, encoded by the coding sequence ATGAGAGTCGACCTGGACAGCGCGGGCGAAGAGCTGCAGGCGTTGCCGCGTTTCCAGCAGGCCGCGGGACATGCCCGGCGCCTGTTCTTCCTGGCCCTGGGCAGCGGGGTACTGGCCGCGCTGCTGTTCCTTCTGGCCATTCTCATCGGTTTGTTCGCCGCCGACTCCCCCTGGCTTCCGCTGTTGTGCAACAACGCCGCTGCCATGCTGCTGCTGGCTGCCGCCGCGCAGTCGGCTTGGCGTGTGGATGCCTGGCGCGCCGCTGTCCTCGGTCAACCTGCCTCGCCTTTTGCGCGATGGTTCGGCGCACGTGAGCAGTCGGACGAAACAACGCCGGTCGATACGCTGAGCGCCTACGACCGCTTCCTCGACGGCATTGGCCGTGGCTTGCGCACGCTGCTGCAGCGCATCGGTGTGGGCGCACTTTGGCTGGCTGGCCTGGCGCTCGCTGCCTTGCTGATGATCCGCGCCGGCTGGAACCTCGCACTGCCCGCCACTGCCCTTGGCCAGTCCGCGTATGTCGGTGCCGGTCTGCTGTTGCTCGTGGCTTTCGGGCTGCTGGTGCTGGAGCGGCATTTCGCAAGCAACAGCGAGGCGCAGTGGCCAGAAGCGGCTGGGCTGGCGCCGCTGCTGCGGATGGTCATCGCGGTGCAGCTGCTGTCGATTCCCGGGTTGCTGTTCGCCAGTGCCGAGAGCGTCTGGCCTGAGCGTCTGCTCGTACTGATCGGCTTGCTGCCGGCGGCGGTGGCGCTGGAGCTGATCCTGCGCGCACTGCTTTCGGTGTTCAGCCCGCAGCGCGCACGTCTGGAACCGCGCCTGGTCGGCGAAAGCCTGGTCGCCGGGCAACTGCGCTGGCCGCCGCGTCCGCTGGAGTTCCTGCAGGACGAACTGCAGCAGCGCTTCGGCATCGATCTGCGGCAGATATGGGCGTTCTCCTTCATGCGCCGGGCCTTCCTGCCGGTGGCCGCGCTGGTGGCGCTGATCGGCTGGCTGCTCAGTGGTATCCATGAGATTCCCCTGGACGGTCGGGGCATCTACGAGCGCTTCGGCAAGCCTGAGACCGTGCTCCAGCCGGGTCTGCACGCCGGGCTGCCCTGGCCGTTCGGCCGGGTGATCGCGGTGGAAAATGGCACCGTGCACGAGCTGGCGACCTCCGGCGATGCCAGCGTCGCCGACCTGCTCGCGCCCGCCGAAGGTCCGGCGCCGGAAGCCGCCAACCGCCTGTGGGACGCCTCGCACGCCAGCGAGAAGTCGCAGGTGATCGCCAGCGAGGCGGGGGGCAAGCAGAGCTTCCAGGTGGTCAACATGGACGTGCGCTTCGTCTATCGAATCGGCCTGAGCGATGCAGCGGCCCTGGCCGCCACCTACAACAGCGCCGATGTGCCGGCGCTGATCCGCAGTACCGCCAGCCGCGTGCTGGTACACGACTTTGCTTCGCGCACGCTCGACGAGGTTCTTAGCGGTCAGCGCCAGGCGCTGGCGGACGACATCGGCAAGGCGGTGCAGGCCGACCTCGCGCGCCTGAACAGTGGCGTGGAGATCCTCGCCACCGTGGTCGAGGCGATCCATCCGCCGGCCGGTGCGGCCAATGCCTACCATGCCGTGCAGGCCGCACAGATCACCGCGCAGGCGCTGATTTCCCGCGAGCGCGGCAAGGCCTCCGAGCAGACCAACGAGGCGCAGCTGGCGGCCAGCGTGGCGGTGGACAAGGCCAACGCCGACGCCCGCGAGAATACCGCCGCGGCGCAAGCCGCCGAGTTGCGCTTCGGCGCCGAGCGCAAGGCCTGGCAGGACGCCGGCCAGGCCTTCCTGCTGGAGCAGTATTTTGACCGTCTTGGCCAGGCCCTGGGCAATGCCCCGGCACTGGTCATCGACCATCGCCTGGGCGCCGCCGAGGCCCCGACCCTCGACCTGCGCAGCTTCGCCGCGCCCATCGATCCGGCGCGCCAGCCGGCCGCCAGATAG